The following coding sequences lie in one Zingiber officinale cultivar Zhangliang chromosome 2B, Zo_v1.1, whole genome shotgun sequence genomic window:
- the LOC122046722 gene encoding auxin-responsive protein SAUR65-like codes for MESKKSNKITDIVRLRQMIKKWKKLAVGSTSKTSASAAPTAGGGGGGGSKSIKFLKRKLSFSESNYSSSSSSGYSTSSSVPKGYLAVSVGVEQRRFVIPTEYLAHGAFAALLKEAEEEFGFGQEGVLRIPCEVGLFQGILKVVEKNKDCRCHLWYCSPEAEIPGGARQLPPKPVCR; via the coding sequence ATGGAGTCCAAGAAATCCAACAAGATCACCGACATTGTGCGGCTCCGGCAAATGATCAAGAAGTGGAAGAAGCTCGCAGTGGGGTCGACGTCCAAGACGAGCGCCTCTGCTGCCCCCACCGCCGGTGGGGGCGGAGGCGGGGGCAGCAAGAGCATCAAGTTCCTGAAGAGGAAGCTGTCCTTCTCTGAGTCGaactattcttcttcttcctcttctggttATTCTACATCATCGTCGGTGCCGAAGGGGTACCTGGCGGTAAGCGTGGGGGTGGAGCAGCGTCGGTTCGTGATACCAACAGAGTACCTGGCGCACGGGGCGTTCGCGGCACTGCTGAAGGAGGCGGAGGAGGAGTTTGGGTTTGGGCAGGAAGGCGTGCTGCGGATCCCGTGCGAGGTGGGCCTGTTCCAGGGCATCCTGAAGGTGGTGGAGAAGAACAAGGACTGCCGATGCCATTTATGGTACTGCTCTCCGGAGGCAGAGATCCCTGGTGGCGCTCGCCAGCTGCCGCCCAAGCCTGTGTGCAGATGA